Genomic DNA from Candidatus Koribacter versatilis Ellin345:
ACGACTGGGACCTCGCCGGCCCGCTCTCGAACTCGAAAGCCGCCTCCGAATAATCCAAAAACAATTTTGATTGGCTGCCCCACGTCTCGCGATTTTCGAGACGTGGGTGGGTTTCGACAGGTGGGAGAAACTACTTCTTCGCCGATTCCTTCAACTTCTTCGACTTCTCTTCCACGCCCTTGGCCAACTTCTCTTTGTGCGCCACGAGTTTCTTCGCAACGCCCGCATCATGCGTCCCGATGATCTGTGCCGCGAGAATGCCGGCATTCGTCGCACCCGGCTTGCCGATCGCCACGGTCGCGCAGGGAATGCCCGCAGGCATCTGCACCATCGCTAACAGCGAATCGAGGCCGAGCAGCGCCGTGGATGGAATCGGCACGGCAATTACCGGCAGGGTCGTCTCAGCGGCAATCACGCCTGCAAGGTGTGCCGCGCCACCTGCGCCGGCAATCACAACCTTCACGCCACGCGAAACCAGCGCGCGCGAGTATTCGCTGGTGCGTGCCGGCGAACGGTGCGCCGACGTGATGTCAATTTCATACGCAATCCCGAAGCCCTCGAGCGCCTTCGCGGCTTCGTTCATGATCTCCAAATCGGAATCACTGCCCATAACAATGGACACAAGCGGTGTATCGGACATGTAAGAACCTCTAACTGGAAATGTTCTGGAAACTGCGAGTAGATAGTTAAATTGTAAATGAAATCTGGCAAATCTTCGGGTGCCCCACGTCTCGCGATTTTCGAGACGTGGGATCACGCTGCTTCGTATCAGCCTTAGCCTCGCGATTTGTATCAAACCTTCGATTCGAGCGCTGTATCAGGCCCGCGCTTCGCGATTCGTATCAGGCCCTCGTTTCGAGCGCTGTATCAGGCCCGCGCTTCGCGATTCGTATCAGGCCTTCTATTCGAGCTTTGTATCAGGGCAGCGCTTCAGCGCTGCCGATAGACGCCTCTCTTGATTCTGGGCTTTAGCCCCTGCTAAATCTTCCTCAACTCCACCTTCTGCCCGTGCAGCGCCGGATCCGGTTTTTCCGCCACAATACAAATCCCCGCCGCATCCGCGGCATCAATCACCGCCTGACCATCCAGCAGCAAACACTTCCCCGCATCCAGCGCCAGGCACGTCGCGTTCGCCTTCCTCATAGTTTCAACACTTCGCAACCCAATCACCGGCACATCGAAGCGCATATCCTGGTTCGGCTTCGCGACTTTCACCACCGTCAACTCGCGCCCGAGCGTCGACGGCTTCTCGCCCAACGACGGTGACGTTAGCAACTCTCCCGCGCGCAGGATGGTCGCGTCCGTCCCTTCCATCGCCTCCACCGCGACGCATGCCGCCTCGGCAATCACCACCGTCTGCCCAATGTCGAAGCGCGATAGATGATGTGCCACCGCGCGTCCGTAGGTGATGTTCGTCAGTTCCTGGTCGGTCGGCTGCCGCGTCGTCAGGACGCCTTCTTTCGCTAGCAGCGGCTCTAGCAACGACGTCGAATCCAGCAGCGTGATGCCCTCGTCCGACAGCACCTTCGCCACCGCGCCGATCAGCGAATCCGTATTCCGCGTCCCCAGCGACATCAGCAGCTTCGCCAGCTTCCAGTCCGGCCGGATGGAGCTGAAGATCTGCTTGTGCTTCACCTGCCCGGCCATGATCGCTTCGCTCACGCCTTCCTTTTGGAAGGTCTCGATCAGCTTGCTCAGTTCGCCCAGCGACATCCAGTGCACCGCCGCGGCCCCGTGCTGCTCGATCTCCGGAAACGTCTCCTCTTTGATTGCCGCAACCACCACCTCGGCGCCATGGGCGCGGGCGGCATCGAGGATCAGGATCGGGAACTTGCCGTTGCCGGCGATCAAACCGAGGCGCTTCGGAAAACTACGGTCGTTCATGGCCTCGTCAGTCTAACCCAGCATGAATTCCCCGGCGTCAGTCCACTGCGTGGACAATCCATGTCGCTTCCAAATCCGGAACCTACTGTTAGAAGTACCGGATGCGTACTGAGGGAACCGCCCCTATCGTGGGGTGCGGAACCGCGGAAACTCTGCGAAAATAGAACGTAACGAAGTGGGGATTGTAAAAAAGTCTGCGAGGGACCAATTCTTTGTACCCGGTTCTCGCAATGGACGTCTAAACCCTTTAAGGTGAAGACTGCCTTACGGATTGCGCCCCCGGACAAAGAATGGCCATACTCCAGATCACGCCTTCCCGAGAAGAAGAACAGGACAAGCACTTCGAGGATGTTGCACGCGCTAACGAAGGTAAAGCCAACTTCGTGGAAGAGGCGTTCACTCCCGTTGTGCTCATGGACTTGCGCGACGAGCTCACTCGCTCGCGCCTCCGGGAAGCCGCCTGGATCTCGATCATCGCCCACCTCGTCGCGATCATCTTTCTTAGTCTTAGCCCCAAGTGGATGCCCAATCTCTGGGGACATCCCGTGAAGGTCGTGGAAGACCGGTTGCGCGACAAGGACACCACGTTCCTCGCGCTTCCTCCCGACGCGCAAAAGCTGGTACAGAAGCCACACACCAACGTTCTCTCCGATAAAGACCGCGTCGCGACTTCGCACAATCCTGATCCGAAAGAGTTGAAGAAACTCCTCGATCAGCGGCAGCCAGGCCCACCCGCGCATCCAGCAGCGCAGCCCAGCGTTCCCGCGCCGCCGCAAATGGCCCAACAACAGCAGCAGTCGCCGCAGCAGCAAAACCCTGCTACGCAGCAGGGACAGCAAACGGCGATGAACAATCCGCCGCAGTTCGAGAGCCCAAACATGCAGCCCAAGATGACGCTGCCCAAGGCGCAGCCCAGCTTCGGCGCCGTCGCGATGTCGGCCGGCTCAGCGATCCAGCAGGCGGCGCGCGCATCCTCCGGATCAGCCGGTAAGCTCGCCGTTGGCGGTGGTATGGGACTCGGCCGCGGCCCCACCGGCGGGCAAGTTCGCGACGCGATGGAGATCACGACCGATACCCAGGGCGTGGACTTCGGCCCCTATCTCGCACGCATCAAGCAGACCATCGAAGCCAACTGGTACACCGCAATGCCGGAATCGGTTTATCCGCCACTGCGCAAGAGCGGCAAGGTCGCCGTCGAATTCGTAATTCTCCCCGACGGCAAAGTACAGGGCATGCGCATCTTCTTCCCGTCAGGCGACGTCGCACTCGATCGCGCGGCGTGGGGCGGCATCTCAGCCTCGAATCCATTCCCGCCACTGCCCAAAGAATTCCACGGACCGTACCTCGGCCTCCGCTGCTACTTCCTCTACAACCCGACGACAAAAGACCTCGAGCAATAGTTCTTTCCTCGCAAATTAGGCGGCCGTTTTACGCCTATATCTGTGAGAACCTCCCCATGAAACGCCATCTCGCGATCACTCTTCTCGCGCTGCTTGCTTTTGTCTCTACCGCGCTCTCCCAACAATCGGCCGCAAAGCCGCCGCAAGACTGCCGCTCGTTTGTGCAGCAGTTCTACGAGTGGTATGCGCCGGCAGCAGCGCACGATCGAGGCCGCACTTGGGAGACGGCCGTGAAACGCAAACCTGCCGAGTTCTCGCCTGAACTGGCGCAAGCCATCGAGCGTGACTCCGCCGCCCAAGCCAAGACCTCCGACGACATCGTCGGCCTCGACTTCGACCCGTTCCTCAGCAGCCAGGATCCGAGTGGACGCTTCACGCTGAAACAGGTCAAGGAACAAGGCAACACCTGCTCCGCGACGCTCGTCAGCGGTCCCGCGAACAGAAAGGGCGAAGACGTAACCGCCGTGCTCGAACGCGTTGACGGCAACTGGCGCTTCGCCAACTTCCAGTACAGCAATGAGCAGATGGACCTGATGCAATTGCTCAAACAGATGGAAGCCGACCGCAAGGCCGACGGGACCCAGAAGAAATAACCCAACGCCAGGCCGATGCGCGACTGCGACAGACACCTACCAAAGATCTTCAGCAGGTTCCCATTTCACTGGCTCAACGCCACCAGCCTCGCCCCCGACACGAACACGACATAGCCGTTCGCGGCAGCACCAAACCCACCGTATGGATACCCGCTCGTCCACGTCGCTTCGCCCGTGCTCGTTGAGAGGATCTGGTTGTAATCCGAGGAATACACGAGTCCACTGCTCAGCGGCTGGACCGGCATCGTAAACGCAGGCAGCAATGGAGTCGCAAGCGCCACCCCCGTCGGCGAGTAGATCGTTGCCCCGACCGAACTTCCGTTTTGCACAAGCAGATGCGAGTCATCGAGCCACACGATCGGGAAGCCCGGCACCGCGGTCACCGCCACCCCGTTGTTATAGATCGTCGTCACCGATGCCCCATGGCTGGTGTCGCTTGGAGCCGCAATCAGCGTTCCACCCGGCGAAAGCTGCGGTATGGCTGCTTTCGACAGCGTGTCCGACCAAAGCACGGTGCCGCCGGTGACCGCCGTCACCTGTCTCGTGTAGTGCCACACCGACCCGTCGAACGTCCCGGTTACCTGCCCCACATTATTGCCGGATGCAGCTAGCGAGAAGCCCAGGAAGTCCGTTCCGCCTGGATACATGTAGGGCCACGTATTGATCAGGGCCGTGCCCGGGAGCGCATAAATATTCAACGTGCGGTCCGGCTGATACTGCGAGTCCACGCGACTTGCCGCGGCTGCAAGAACCGAACCGTCCGCCGAGAATCCCACTTGTGAAGACGTGAAAGGGATCGTCTGCAACGGTGTTGCGCTCGTCGGATCGAACTGATAAATGAATCCGTTCGCATCCGCGACTGCCACACTGCTCAAACTCCCAGACATGCTCAGTACCGCGCCGTTGGCAAGGAACCTCGGAGTAGAAGCCAGGCTCGCTCCGTCCACCACCGTCCCATGGACATTGCCGACCAGCCACTGAGTTGGTGAGAAAGCGGTGTAGGCGTTCACGTACGCGGCAGGCAAAGCAACATCCGTGGAAGTCGGCGTGGAGGTGGACAGATCAATCACCTTCACCGACGGCGTGCCATACGGCGACAATCCCAAAGTATTGCCCGAGGCCACCAATTTAGCGAGAACTCCGTTCGAGTAGGTCGCCACCGGAACACTACTCGATAGCGAATAAAGGTTGACCGGATAACCTGGCGTCGAGGCCTGGTAGGTCCACAGCCACTCGCCCATGCCGCCGATCTTCTCCACCGACGGCAGGGCCAGGAAACTTTCCTCCACGCTCGCTTTCGAGTACACCCAGGCATTGGTCGAAAGCGTCGTGATGTAACGCTCGCCATCTACAAACCACCCGGCGAAATTCCCGGAGAATGCCGTCCCGAGCGTCGAAGTACCATCCGCGGTTGCCACCGTTTCGATCAAGCCCGTCCCCACAGGACCGAGCGCGATCCTCAATTCACCCGGCGCGGCAAAAACCTGCGCCGCCGAGTAATCACCATCTCGTGCGAGCAGTACAGCGCCCGACGTCGACCACACCCAGAGATTTGTGCGCGTTCCCGCGCAGAGGTAACTGCCGTCCGTCGCGAGTTTGAACCAGTTATCCGCGGTAGTCCCGTTCACGGGGTTGATGAACGGCGACGCCACCAGCGCGAGCAGGCTTCCGTCGCTTGCCGACCGGATCTCGATCCCGTTGTTCACGCCGATTGCCAGCGTCGAGCCACGGAGGTCCACCGGCCAAGGACCGCCGAAAGATATACCCGTGGGTGGCAGTTGGTCGCCGTCCGCGACCTCCGTCCCGCCGGCGTAGTCCACCAGTGTCCAATGACCCGATGCGTCCTGCGCGATCACGCGCGTCCCCGAACTCAAGAGCGTGGTAATCGCCTGCGTTGTCCCGAGTTCGAATAATGTTGGCAGCGCTGGATCCACGCCAATAGACAGCGTCGCCGTCGCACTCCCGCTAGGGTTCGTTGCCGTGACGGTGTAGTTCGCCTTTGCGATTTCCGCGGTCGGCGTGCCGTAGATCCCGCCTGAAGTCGCGTCGAGGAACACTCCCGCCGGCAGCGCTGGCGAGACACTGAAAGACGGAGGCGTACCGCTCACCGCCGGAATGTTCGTCGCAATCGGCTGTCCCACTTCGCCGCTCACGCTGCTCTGCGGATAGGTGATTTTGCCCGGAGGAACCACCGCTGGATTCACCGTGATCTGGACCGTGGCCGTTGTCGAACCCGCCGCGTTGGTTGCTGTGACCGTATAGGTCGCCTTCACTGTCTCTGCCGTCGGAGTTCCTGAGATCGCTCCGGTAGTGGCGTTCAACGCCAGTCCCGCCGGCAGGGACGGACTCACGCTGTACGACGTAACTGTGCCGGTTACTGTCGGCGTATCCGTTGCGATCGCGAGACCGACATTCGCGACAATGCTCGTCTGCGGATAAACCAGGTTCGAGGGAGGCGCGAGCGGCGCGTTCACCGTGATCTGGATCGTCGTGTTCGCGGATCCCGCCGAATTCGACGCCGCAATCGTATATGTGGTCTGCGGCGTTGCTGCCGTGGGCGTCCCTGAAATCACCCCGGTCGAGGCGCTGAGCGCGAAACCGCTGGGCAGCGCGGGACTCACCGCATAAGAAGTCACCGTGCCGGTAACACTCGGCGTCAGTGCGGTGATCGCCACTCCCACAGTGGCTGTGAGGCTGCTCTGCGCGTAGGTCAGGTTCGACGGAGGCGTCTGAGGAGGAGGCGTGGTTGAGGACGAACCGCCACCGCCACAGCCGCAAAGTACGGCAAGGCAGAGACTCACGATAAGCAAGGAAACTCTCGAGCACACGCGTTGGAGCCGAAGCATGAATACCGCCCACTTTAGTGACTATCGATGTGGATTATCGCACCCGGAATCGCCCTGACCCAGCAAATTGAGAAACACGTCGCCGTCAGCGGCTACTTCGCAGGCCACGTGATCATCGCCAGGATACGCTGCGCAAACGGCGAATACAGCAGTGCCGCGCACGCGGCAAACGCCAGCCCAAGGCCGATGCGCGGCTGCAGCAGGAAGGGCGAGAATGCCCAGATCAGGTCGAGCACATAGACCAGCGGAATCAGCTTACGGAACTTCGCGCCGAGCAAGCGGTAGTTGAAGCCCGTCGCGCTCAGCGTGTACAAGCGCAGCGCGATCCCGATGACTGCCGTGACAAGCACGAGCGCTTCGATTTTGCCACCGGCAACGTGGAAGTGGTCTTCGGCGATGTCGCCGATCTCGTCGAGCCGCCACAAGCCGCAGGCGTAGAAGATCAGGTACATCAGCTGCAATCCGCCGAAGAGCAGCCGGGTGATGCGGTGATCGGCTTGCGGAAGCTCGGGCTCCGCGATCGTGGCGATTGACGGTTCGGTTTGACGAGAGGGGTCCTTCGACTCCGTCGCGCTTGGCGCGGCTCCGCTCGGGATGACAGAAGGTTCATTCCATTCGACGGGGGCGATGAAGCGATAGCCGCGACGCGGGAGCGTCTCGATGAAGCGCGGGTTCGATGCCGTGTCGCCGAGCACGTCGCGCAATTTGTTGATCGCCGTGTTGAGGCTGTGATCGAAGTCAACGAACGTGTCGGCGGGCCAGAGCTTTTGCTGGATCTCTTCTCGCGTTACGACTTGCCCGGCGCGGTCGAGTAGCAGCGCCAGCACCTGAAACGGCTGCTCCTGCAATTTCAGCTTGGCGCCGTTCTTGCGCAGCTCGCCGCTGGCGAAGTTGGCTTCGTAAAGCCCGAACTTGGCGCGACGCTCCGGCGTTCCCGTTGTTGCCGACATTCGAACAAAGTTTACAACGCCGTAGAATGGACGCGTGGAACCGAAGCAGCCAGACCGTTGGCGCGGAGAGCGCATGAAGATGTGGGGCGTGATGTTTGTCGTGCTCCTCATCATCCTGTTTCTCCTCGTGCGCCATGCGCTGGAGCAGCCGCGATGAGCGATCCACTGCTGTTCGTACTGCTCGGCCCGACTGGTTCCGGCAAGACCTCGCTTTCCATCGCGCTCGCTGAACGCTTCGGCGGCGAGATCGTGAACTGCGACTCGGTTGCGGTGTATCGCGAGCTCGACATCGGCACCGCCAAGCCGACGCACGAAGAACGAGAGAGCGTGCCGCATCACCTGTTCGACGTGCTGCCGCCGACCGAGCCGATGACCGCCGGCGAATATGCACGTCGCGCCCGCGAAGTTCTGAAAGACATCGCGTCACGCGGAAAGCTGCCAATCGTGGTCGGCGGCACCGGTCTCTACCTGCGCGCGCTGCTCGACGGCCTGTTCGCGGGGCCGGAACGCTCCGAAGAGTTGCGCGAACACCTTCGGCGGCGCGAACAAGAGCGTGGTCCGACGTACTTGCATCGCATCCTGAGCCGCATGGACCGCGTTGCCGCGGCGAAGATCCATCCCAACGACGCAGCGAAGCTCATCCGCGCAATCGAAGTCTGTCTGGCGGCGCGCAAACCCATGACCGAACTCTGGCAGCAGGGCCGCGATCCGCTGACCGGCTTCCGCATCCTGCGCATCGGTCTCGATCCCGATCGACCGGCGCTTTACGACCGAATCAATCGCCGTGCCGCCGAGATGTTCGAGCAAGGCCTGGTGGAAGAGACGCAGGCTTTGCTCGCCAAGTACGGACGCATCGGCGGGCCGCTCGATTCGCTCGGCTATCGCCAGGCGTTTGAGCTTCTCGACGGAAAGCTCACCCGCGAACAGGCGGTTGCCGCAGCCCAGCAAGGCCATCGCAACTACGCCAAGCGGCAGATGACGTGGTTCCGCCGCGAGCCAGAGGTGCGATGGCTGAAGGGGTTCGGCGATGACGCCGCCATCGTGGGGGAAGCGATGCAGATCATCAAAACGTCGTAAACCCAAGGCCTGCCGACGGAGAGCCTCCGCCAGGGCCATAAAAGTATTTCGATTTTCAAAGATAGGAAGTCGCCGCAGCCCTCTAGGCCGCCAATCCCTTTTGCATTGTCCCTATATATTTAGAATATCAAACCAAAAGGACAACATCGCTCTGCGATGTACCTTGTAAAGCCACGCCAGTCAACGGTTTCAAGCCATATCCCACCATTGGGGGTCTTGACAGCCGACGTTTGTGGGATGGGTTTTGGCGGTTTGACTATCCAACAAAGGTGGGAAATTTCCCCAAGATATGACGCTTTGGTGGGACGATGAACCGGCTGAGCGGGAGCGAATTTTCGGCAGCGCTGAAGCGCTGCCCTGATACAAGCCTCCGTTCACCAAAACAAAAATCGGCCCCGCGGAGCGCTCCTTTTGGAAGCGATCGCCCGGCGGGGCCATTGTGGAGATCTCTCGGGGTGCGAGAGGTTTCGTTGTTGCGCAACTTTGAGACTTTAGTGTGCAGCCCCGGCGGTGGCATTCACGGCGGACGTGAACGTGAGCGAACCGTTCTTGAGATCGATGCTGTCGAGCGACTTGCTGCCGCTATCGGTCTTGGTCAACGCCATCCGGACATCGGAGTTCTTCTTAACGACGAGCGTGGCTGGC
This window encodes:
- the purE gene encoding 5-(carboxyamino)imidazole ribonucleotide mutase: MSDTPLVSIVMGSDSDLEIMNEAAKALEGFGIAYEIDITSAHRSPARTSEYSRALVSRGVKVVIAGAGGAAHLAGVIAAETTLPVIAVPIPSTALLGLDSLLAMVQMPAGIPCATVAIGKPGATNAGILAAQIIGTHDAGVAKKLVAHKEKLAKGVEEKSKKLKESAKK
- a CDS encoding LpxI family protein — encoded protein: MNDRSFPKRLGLIAGNGKFPILILDAARAHGAEVVVAAIKEETFPEIEQHGAAAVHWMSLGELSKLIETFQKEGVSEAIMAGQVKHKQIFSSIRPDWKLAKLLMSLGTRNTDSLIGAVAKVLSDEGITLLDSTSLLEPLLAKEGVLTTRQPTDQELTNITYGRAVAHHLSRFDIGQTVVIAEAACVAVEAMEGTDATILRAGELLTSPSLGEKPSTLGRELTVVKVAKPNQDMRFDVPVIGLRSVETMRKANATCLALDAGKCLLLDGQAVIDAADAAGICIVAEKPDPALHGQKVELRKI
- a CDS encoding TonB family protein produces the protein MAILQITPSREEEQDKHFEDVARANEGKANFVEEAFTPVVLMDLRDELTRSRLREAAWISIIAHLVAIIFLSLSPKWMPNLWGHPVKVVEDRLRDKDTTFLALPPDAQKLVQKPHTNVLSDKDRVATSHNPDPKELKKLLDQRQPGPPAHPAAQPSVPAPPQMAQQQQQSPQQQNPATQQGQQTAMNNPPQFESPNMQPKMTLPKAQPSFGAVAMSAGSAIQQAARASSGSAGKLAVGGGMGLGRGPTGGQVRDAMEITTDTQGVDFGPYLARIKQTIEANWYTAMPESVYPPLRKSGKVAVEFVILPDGKVQGMRIFFPSGDVALDRAAWGGISASNPFPPLPKEFHGPYLGLRCYFLYNPTTKDLEQ
- a CDS encoding DUF3828 domain-containing protein, with amino-acid sequence MKRHLAITLLALLAFVSTALSQQSAAKPPQDCRSFVQQFYEWYAPAAAHDRGRTWETAVKRKPAEFSPELAQAIERDSAAQAKTSDDIVGLDFDPFLSSQDPSGRFTLKQVKEQGNTCSATLVSGPANRKGEDVTAVLERVDGNWRFANFQYSNEQMDLMQLLKQMEADRKADGTQKK
- a CDS encoding Ig domain-containing protein, whose translation is MSLCLAVLCGCGGGGSSSTTPPPQTPPSNLTYAQSSLTATVGVAITALTPSVTGTVTSYAVSPALPSGFALSASTGVISGTPTAATPQTTYTIAASNSAGSANTTIQITVNAPLAPPSNLVYPQTSIVANVGLAIATDTPTVTGTVTSYSVSPSLPAGLALNATTGAISGTPTAETVKATYTVTATNAAGSTTATVQITVNPAVVPPGKITYPQSSVSGEVGQPIATNIPAVSGTPPSFSVSPALPAGVFLDATSGGIYGTPTAEIAKANYTVTATNPSGSATATLSIGVDPALPTLFELGTTQAITTLLSSGTRVIAQDASGHWTLVDYAGGTEVADGDQLPPTGISFGGPWPVDLRGSTLAIGVNNGIEIRSASDGSLLALVASPFINPVNGTTADNWFKLATDGSYLCAGTRTNLWVWSTSGAVLLARDGDYSAAQVFAAPGELRIALGPVGTGLIETVATADGTSTLGTAFSGNFAGWFVDGERYITTLSTNAWVYSKASVEESFLALPSVEKIGGMGEWLWTYQASTPGYPVNLYSLSSSVPVATYSNGVLAKLVASGNTLGLSPYGTPSVKVIDLSTSTPTSTDVALPAAYVNAYTAFSPTQWLVGNVHGTVVDGASLASTPRFLANGAVLSMSGSLSSVAVADANGFIYQFDPTSATPLQTIPFTSSQVGFSADGSVLAAAASRVDSQYQPDRTLNIYALPGTALINTWPYMYPGGTDFLGFSLAASGNNVGQVTGTFDGSVWHYTRQVTAVTGGTVLWSDTLSKAAIPQLSPGGTLIAAPSDTSHGASVTTIYNNGVAVTAVPGFPIVWLDDSHLLVQNGSSVGATIYSPTGVALATPLLPAFTMPVQPLSSGLVYSSDYNQILSTSTGEATWTSGYPYGGFGAAANGYVVFVSGARLVALSQ
- a CDS encoding winged helix-turn-helix domain-containing protein, with protein sequence MSATTGTPERRAKFGLYEANFASGELRKNGAKLKLQEQPFQVLALLLDRAGQVVTREEIQQKLWPADTFVDFDHSLNTAINKLRDVLGDTASNPRFIETLPRRGYRFIAPVEWNEPSVIPSGAAPSATESKDPSRQTEPSIATIAEPELPQADHRITRLLFGGLQLMYLIFYACGLWRLDEIGDIAEDHFHVAGGKIEALVLVTAVIGIALRLYTLSATGFNYRLLGAKFRKLIPLVYVLDLIWAFSPFLLQPRIGLGLAFAACAALLYSPFAQRILAMITWPAK
- the miaA gene encoding tRNA (adenosine(37)-N6)-dimethylallyltransferase MiaA encodes the protein MSDPLLFVLLGPTGSGKTSLSIALAERFGGEIVNCDSVAVYRELDIGTAKPTHEERESVPHHLFDVLPPTEPMTAGEYARRAREVLKDIASRGKLPIVVGGTGLYLRALLDGLFAGPERSEELREHLRRREQERGPTYLHRILSRMDRVAAAKIHPNDAAKLIRAIEVCLAARKPMTELWQQGRDPLTGFRILRIGLDPDRPALYDRINRRAAEMFEQGLVEETQALLAKYGRIGGPLDSLGYRQAFELLDGKLTREQAVAAAQQGHRNYAKRQMTWFRREPEVRWLKGFGDDAAIVGEAMQIIKTS